The sequence ACTAttcaaattcataaaaaaaaaatatattagtttGATTTATCTCAAgcccaaaaagaagaaaaaaataacaaaaactttGATAAATTCTCGTAAcgtacataatttatttaattcaatgTAAGCGCAGCTAGCTTGTATTATAAGAAAAGTTAATTGAATTTTCTCCTCATCgaagaaaacataattttattacaAGCAGAAAAAAAGTACAAAGATTCTGAACATAACATCGAGATATATTATATTACAAATATAAACcatgaaaaaaaatcacaattataACTTATATGTATCTCGACAaattttatttgctatataaataagTCTTCATCACATACGCTAAAGAAATGCCTTGTATATATATGGCATCCTTAAAAACACTTCAATTGATCCTGCAAAAGTAGTAACaatgtacaaaattatatatcaagGACATATCGACAAAAGTTATTAGTCCATAAAAAACATTGTTTATGACTCAGTCCGGTTATTAACTCAACTTATATCTAGCTCGGTTAAGATTATCTAAAAATTGAACTTATTTACTATAAATATGCAAGTCAAATTGATCCAACTGAGatcttgtcaaaatattttaaaagaattccctttttgatttgatatgttatatgtataaaaataaaattaaaaaagtttaattttgtaTGCTAATTAAACAAAtcataaggaaataaaataaaatttgataagtGTTGGGAAGGTTGGGTTATGAGTTATGACTCCTTGGTTTCACATCTCAACCCAATGACCAACATTTATTGACTCAACTCGTTTAAAATTCAGTTTAGTCCGCTCATTTGGCACtcttaatttcattttactttggtTCAACCAATATTTAGGCATATATTATCGACCTCTAGTAGTACTAAAAAGTTccataatatatgtataacatTTTTCAGGGAaaacattattttgttattttgtaaaatcatgtATGAAAACTGACTATTGTCGTGTCAAACGCGCTAACAAGGTAGGAGGAAAGTAATATTACTTGGTGCAGTCAACAGTGGGTGAAATAGGGAATGACAATGAGATTCCACAACTCTTAGGAAGACTCCCAGCAAGTTGAgagttaattttgattttttgagatGCATTCTTTAGACAAGTGCATGCAGCCTGTCTATCTGGAACAGTTGTTGCAGCAGATGCAAGAGATTGACAACCATCACAACAAGGTTGTGGTGGCTTCCCACCACTGCCTTGTAAATAGCTGAGGCAGGGCTTGATTGAGCTAATTACTGTGCCACAAGTGATAGCACCTTCTGAAGATGGTGTAATTAGTAAGAGAATTAGAGTCATGATGAATGGTTGTACTAGTACTAATTTTGCTTCGTTTGAGGAATTCATGGTTGGCTAGAAGAGTTTGGACTTGTGTTGTTGAGAGTGATCTTTTGTTCTGTTTTTATAGATGAAATTTGAGAAAACTCACTAACACAAGTAAGTTATAATAATGAAAGATTATGTTTGGTTTATGTGATTGAGTGCAAGAAATGATGGAAAATTATTGAtgcattttctttgttttaagaTTTGGGTATTGTTATGTGGAAAGTCAAAAGTTTGGTGCAATGGAGATTGAGGCAATTAGGAATTCAACTCTGCAAAGACATCGAATGAAACTTTTTGTCTATACGTCATTACGTGTACACGTTTTTACTAAGTTAATAATTTGAATCTTGAAttagaatttaagaaaaagtgTATTTTTTAAAGGTAGTAGGAGATTGAAAAGTCAATACAAAATGATAGAAAtggaaattaaaaaagaatagtgAAGGGCaggaaattaatttattttgaatggATACAAATTTTTTGGGTATTCTCGAGATTTTGCATACAACTTTTAGCTTCTTCGGGTGTTTACTTTTTTATTGGATCTCCGAGTGAATTCATAGAACCATATGGTAGTTGCTATCTTCAAAAAATGGATGTATTTCGCTATCCTATCAGCAAGTACAGATAGGATAGGGGAAAACAGCAATGTAAGAAATTCCCAGATTCATTTGCCTAGTAAAATCATGGTAATGTGGTGGCAATAGAAGGTAACATTACAATAATAAACTGGATCTGAATATTGAAGATAATACAGATAAATGACTGGTACAGACACTGATGAAGGATCAGCTAGTAAATGAATGAACTGTGTTACACATGCCTGGGTTTTTGAGACACCAAAGTGGTTGAATCGGTTCAGCACCTATTCCCCTAGAAACCATTCTGTACCTCCATTCATTCAGTCGATCAGTAGCCTCTGCATATCTCTTCATTCCTGTTTCATCGCGATTTCCTGACCACAATGCTTCTGCCATTGCGGATGCTCTTGGCCAAATCCTTGAGTCCATAACAGTTGAATCAGCTTGTTCGGACCATAATGCTACTTCCCCTCCAATTACCAATGGAGCCTCCTCATCAGTAAGGCCGTAGGTTATATCATAGTTGTAAATGGTTTCCCACGTCTTGAAAGGCCCACACCATGATCCGCCATTGCCTTGGTCAGTACCTGGTGGCTGATCATAGCGGCTGTCATTCCCAACGAAGCTTCCATGGCCACAGTCCAAGTAATAGTAATCTGCAGATGACACAATCACACGGTAGCCAGAAGTGACAAGCTGCTTTGTATTGTTTGGTCCATTATTCCAAGTTTGCATAATAACATTCTGTGGAGGAAGCAGAGATGGATTCACTTTCACGTTACCACTCAATATAACATCCTCCCAGTAGACCACCGTACGATTGAGTGAGAGGATTTCAGGTAAGGTATTATTGATAAACTTCTCTAGTAGCTGACTGAGAGTTCCATTGCTAGCAACAAACTTTTGGACCGATAGATCAGTATTCCAACAGTCTGAATTGATCTCATCTGCTCCTCCGTGAAAGAGTGAATCCGGAAACATGGCGATAGTGTCCTGGATGACATTCTTGACTACTTCATAGGTCTTGGGAATCGATGGGTTCAGTTGGCCAGTGCCTGGTTCAGCTGCAAGAGCTGGACTACTTCCAGCGGGCCACCAGAACATATTTGCACAAGTGACTATCTCAGGGTAAGCTTCAGCCCACGATCCTGTATGTGCTGCAATATTTGCAAAATCGGACAAACTTCAGGCATTTAATAGTGTTACCAATACACTTACCTTTGTTCCTATGTCAACAAAGATATCAATATGTGATTCTatgtttaacaaaaaaaaaatttaacgtGCTTTACAACATGATATAACCTTCTTCTGTGGAGGATATAGCAATTTGCCTCTCATTTGGATTTTAACAAAATATCAATTGTAGTAATAAGGACTATCGCACTTTCAGTGGTACCAAGACAAGACTGTCCCTTCCATTACCCTTTATCAAGCTGGTTTACAAGATAATCTAAAATTCATAGTTCTTTGCACACCAATGTAAACAAAATTGTCAAAATCCTACCTACGGAACTACCATAAAATGGAGCCAACTATCAAGATTGAGATCGTCAACCATCTAAACTCTCATTCACATCTTTTTAAAAGTATCAAACATATTCTCTTACATTTTTGTGCATATATCGGAGGATATATTATTCGTATTGAGAAGAGTACTCAAAAGAACCGCGGTTCATACACACTACCTTTCCAAACCCAGGCTTAAAGGTTTTGGTTTCCTGTATAAAAAGATACATACATTTTCATTTGCCAGAAGAAAAAGTTCCAAAAAATCCACCAAGGTCCcattaagttaaaattaataaattaatgatcCCCATGTcctgataaattaataatacttCCAAAAGTCCAATCTTGTTCCTTTTCGGGATTACCTAGAAATTGTAAACGAAAATTATCCATACATTATTCTATTATACTTTATCGCGATTCCATAACTTACCAGGCATGTCAATTTCAGGTAAAACCCTAACTCCGTGTTCCATTCCATATTCCACGATCTTCTGCACGTCCGCCGGCGAATACATCATCTCGTTGCTGTACGCTCCTTTTCCGGCGAGCTCAGGCTCCGATGGGATCACAAGCGGAAATGAATGTGAATCAGTTATATGCCAGTGAAAAACATTCAACTTGTTCATACTCATAGCTTTAATCAGCCTTAACAAGTGATCGACTCCGTAGAAATTTCTCGAAGTATCCAACATCACACCTCTGTGAGTAAAAATCGGTAGATCGTGTATATACACGCCGGCGGAAACTCTGGTAGGGTTTCCGTACACGAGTTGTGAGAATGTCTCCAGCCCTCGCATGGCTCCCCATACAGTCTCCGCAGATATGTAGGCGGAGGCGGATCCGTCGGAAGGTGTGGAGAGAGAGTAGGACTCGTTGACTCCGTGAGCGAGTGGTGAACTGACATCGGAGACGGAGATGACAAGGCTTTGTAACGGAATTGATGAAGTGAGGTTGATCGCGGGAGTTATGATGGGACGGTGGTGTTCGGAGAGGATGAGGTGGCGGTAACGGTCAACGGCGGGAGTGAGGTACCGGTGGT comes from Solanum pennellii chromosome 1, SPENNV200 and encodes:
- the LOC107014656 gene encoding beta-hexosaminidase 2; translated protein: MRGEKTFSFFLLLFFILISQTTATNYPINVWPKPTTFLWPNPKSIFLSSNFTISHPYHRYLTPAVDRYRHLILSEHHRPIITPAINLTSSIPLQSLVISVSDVSSPLAHGVNESYSLSTPSDGSASAYISAETVWGAMRGLETFSQLVYGNPTRVSAGVYIHDLPIFTHRGVMLDTSRNFYGVDHLLRLIKAMSMNKLNVFHWHITDSHSFPLVIPSEPELAGKGAYSNEMMYSPADVQKIVEYGMEHGVRVLPEIDMPAHTGSWAEAYPEIVTCANMFWWPAGSSPALAAEPGTGQLNPSIPKTYEVVKNVIQDTIAMFPDSLFHGGADEINSDCWNTDLSVQKFVASNGTLSQLLEKFINNTLPEILSLNRTVVYWEDVILSGNVKVNPSLLPPQNVIMQTWNNGPNNTKQLVTSGYRVIVSSADYYYLDCGHGSFVGNDSRYDQPPGTDQGNGGSWCGPFKTWETIYNYDITYGLTDEEAPLVIGGEVALWSEQADSTVMDSRIWPRASAMAEALWSGNRDETGMKRYAEATDRLNEWRYRMVSRGIGAEPIQPLWCLKNPGMCNTVHSFTS
- the LOC107027675 gene encoding non-specific lipid-transfer protein 1-like, producing MNSSNEAKLVLVQPFIMTLILLLITPSSEGAITCGTVISSIKPCLSYLQGSGGKPPQPCCDGCQSLASAATTVPDRQAACTCLKNASQKIKINSQLAGSLPKSCGISLSFPISPTVDCTKIN